A genomic window from Megalobrama amblycephala isolate DHTTF-2021 linkage group LG2, ASM1881202v1, whole genome shotgun sequence includes:
- the LOC125262404 gene encoding interleukin-1 beta-like, with product MAYDLHEMITLAYDDASETDSAFYSDSADSDEMDCSDQPAMCCRCDMHEGMSEHSSSMKQVVNIIIALKRMKHVKPKSSEFGEEEVLNIIMENVIRERRMEVVEVTPSYDKTSTTLQCNICDQFKKTLVKSSTSPRLMAVTLRDGNSDFKVRFNLSTYVSPSVKPNASQPVCLGISNSNLYLACTNDSSPHLVLEEITGPLNTIKAGDPHENLLFFRRETGVANNTFESVKYPGWFISTDYEDSKPVDMCQVPSRRLTNFALEDKQQIRS from the exons ATGGCATACGACCTACATGAAATGATAACCTTGGCTTATGATGA TGCATCTGAGACAGACAGTGCATTTTACTCTGACAGTGCCGATTCTGATGAGATGGACTGCTCGGATCAACCAGCCATG TGCTGCCGATGCGACATGCACGAAGGCATGTCGGAGCATTCTTCCAGCATGAAGCAAGTGGTGAACATCATCATTGCTCTGAAGAGGATGAAGCACGTCAAACCAAAGTCTTCAGAGTTTGGTGAAGAAGAGGTGCTCAACATCATCATGGAGAATGTGATCAGAG AGCGTCGTATGGAAGTGGTTGAGGTTACACCATCTTACGATAAGACCAGCACGACCTTGCAGTGCAACATTTGTGATCAGTTCAAGAAGACTCTGGTGAAAAGCAGCACATCTCCTCGTTTGATGGCTGTGACGCTGAGAGACGGAAACAGCGATTTCAAAG ttcgATTCAATCTGTCCACGTATGTATCACCGAGTGTCAAACCGAATGCATCCCAGCCTGTGTGTCTGGGCATTTCCAATAGCAATCTCTATCTTGCTTGTACCAATGATTCTTCCCCTCACCTGGTCTTGGAG gAGATCACTGGACCCCTCAACACCATTAAAGCTGGTGACCCACATGAAAACCTCCTGTTCTTCAGGAGAGAGACCGGTGTGGCTAATAACACTTTTGAATCCGTTAAATATCCTGGATGGTTTATTAGCACGGATTATGAGGATAGTAAGCCGGTGGATATGTGTCAGGTGCCAAGTAGGCGATTGACAAACTTCGCGCTGGAGGACAAACAACAGATCCGGAGTTAA